Proteins encoded by one window of Cellvibrio sp. KY-GH-1:
- a CDS encoding efflux RND transporter permease subunit, producing the protein MLVRLIQFALTQRLFVLIMTTLLAGYGWYSFRQLPIDAFPDVATTQVKVIYKAAGMTPEEVENRIAVPVEAELLGIPNQDMLRTLVKYGLVDITLNFTDGTDIYWARQQVAERLAGISDQLPANLEGGIAPITTPLGEMFHFTLDNPKLSLMERKGLLEWVVRPALRTVPGVADVNVLGGVSRIFEVIPDSLKLTAAGISLAELKQAIQDNNRSDGAGRLVEGGEVLLVRSQGNVRTLEDLRAMVIALRDNTPIRLSDLAEVRIGELTRNGMVTAHGTGEVAQGLVLGLAGANARAVVAGLEQKIAEIQPGLPEGTHLNVFYNRASLVDQAVFTVSKALAEAIVLVLILLGVFLGNLRAAITVALILPLSALATFVMMNQVGMSANLMSLGGLAIAIGMLVDAAVVVVENLVQHMAHERSKLPRMHLIYRALREVSAPVTTGILVIITVFLPLLTLQGMEGKLFAPVALTIVFALASSLLLSLTVIPVIASYLLTKVSHDEPWLPRKLQALYAPVLEWAFKNQKTVFAAAGLSFVLAIGVYSATGKTFMPTMDEGDIVIGLERLPSISLEESVALDTRLQQAILARIPEVTGIVARAGSDQIGLDPMGLNQTDAFLTIKPKDEWRMETKEELLDELRTVLDDMPGIAYNFTMPIDMRVSEMIMGVRGDLAIKIFGPDLETLNRLAGEILAVVENLKGSEDAYTLTNDGVQYLQVNIDRLAAGQLGFTMAEVQDFLRVQLQGEVLGTVTEGDRRTPIQLRGNDDLRRSPGDFANLHLLAPNGESVPLSSIASLERVEGQVKIDREMGSRNSVVIANVSGRDLVGFVDEARAAIAQQVKLPEGYRLTFGGQFENQQRAAARLGLVTPVALLLIFILLFSSFGSVRQALLVFSNIPFALVGGIIALWLSGEYLSVPASVGFIALLGIAVLNGVVMVSYFNQLHAEGMALAQVVRTGAKRRLRPVLMTAAITAFGLIPLLFATGPGSEIQRPLAIVVIGGLITATALTLVMLPLLYARFAFPAVKSLPNLALPTNHSTGGTSL; encoded by the coding sequence ATGCTAGTTCGCCTGATCCAGTTTGCGCTTACCCAGCGCCTGTTCGTATTGATCATGACCACCCTGCTGGCCGGTTATGGCTGGTACTCGTTTCGCCAATTACCGATTGATGCCTTTCCCGACGTGGCCACTACTCAAGTGAAGGTGATTTACAAAGCGGCCGGTATGACGCCCGAAGAAGTGGAAAACCGTATCGCGGTACCGGTGGAAGCGGAGTTGCTCGGCATTCCCAATCAGGACATGTTGCGCACCCTGGTGAAATACGGGCTGGTGGATATCACCCTGAATTTTACCGATGGCACCGACATCTACTGGGCGCGCCAGCAAGTTGCCGAGCGTCTGGCGGGGATTAGCGATCAACTGCCGGCCAATCTCGAAGGTGGTATTGCCCCCATTACCACACCATTGGGGGAGATGTTCCACTTTACCCTCGACAACCCCAAGCTCAGTCTGATGGAGCGCAAAGGGCTGTTGGAATGGGTGGTTCGCCCCGCCCTGCGCACTGTGCCGGGCGTTGCCGATGTCAACGTATTGGGCGGTGTTAGCCGCATTTTTGAGGTAATTCCCGACAGTTTGAAGCTGACGGCGGCGGGAATTAGCCTCGCCGAGTTAAAGCAGGCAATTCAGGACAATAATCGCAGCGACGGCGCTGGTCGCTTGGTGGAAGGTGGCGAAGTACTGCTGGTGCGCAGCCAGGGTAATGTTCGCACCCTGGAAGATTTGCGCGCTATGGTGATCGCCTTGCGCGACAACACCCCGATTCGTTTAAGTGATCTGGCCGAAGTGCGCATTGGCGAACTCACTCGCAACGGCATGGTCACGGCCCACGGCACTGGCGAAGTGGCCCAAGGCCTGGTGCTGGGGTTGGCGGGCGCCAATGCGCGCGCGGTAGTTGCGGGCCTCGAGCAGAAAATCGCCGAGATCCAACCCGGCCTGCCCGAAGGCACGCACCTGAATGTGTTTTACAACCGTGCTTCACTGGTGGATCAAGCGGTATTTACTGTGTCCAAAGCGCTGGCCGAAGCCATAGTACTGGTGCTGATCTTGCTGGGCGTGTTCCTCGGCAATCTGCGCGCCGCCATCACTGTTGCGCTGATACTGCCGCTATCCGCGCTGGCAACTTTTGTGATGATGAACCAGGTGGGCATGTCAGCCAACCTGATGAGCCTCGGCGGGCTCGCCATTGCCATCGGCATGCTAGTGGATGCCGCTGTGGTGGTGGTAGAAAATCTGGTGCAACACATGGCACACGAGCGCAGCAAACTGCCGCGAATGCACCTGATCTACCGCGCCCTGCGCGAAGTCAGCGCGCCGGTGACGACCGGTATTCTGGTAATTATCACCGTGTTCCTGCCCCTGCTTACCCTGCAGGGGATGGAAGGTAAACTCTTTGCCCCGGTGGCGCTCACCATAGTCTTTGCATTGGCCAGCTCGCTCTTGCTATCGCTAACCGTCATCCCGGTAATCGCCTCCTATCTACTCACCAAAGTCAGCCACGATGAACCCTGGCTGCCACGCAAATTGCAGGCGCTCTACGCCCCCGTTCTGGAGTGGGCGTTCAAAAACCAGAAAACCGTATTCGCCGCTGCCGGTCTCTCGTTTGTGCTGGCCATTGGCGTCTATAGCGCCACCGGTAAAACCTTTATGCCCACCATGGATGAGGGCGACATAGTTATTGGCCTCGAGCGTTTGCCCTCTATAAGTCTTGAAGAAAGTGTCGCACTGGATACCCGTTTGCAGCAGGCCATTCTTGCTCGTATCCCCGAAGTTACCGGCATAGTGGCGCGCGCCGGCTCGGACCAGATCGGCCTGGATCCCATGGGGCTGAACCAGACCGATGCCTTCCTCACCATCAAGCCCAAAGATGAATGGCGGATGGAAACCAAGGAGGAATTACTGGATGAACTGCGCACCGTGCTCGATGACATGCCCGGCATTGCTTACAACTTCACCATGCCGATCGATATGCGCGTATCCGAAATGATTATGGGCGTGCGCGGCGATCTGGCGATCAAGATCTTCGGCCCGGATCTGGAAACCCTCAACCGCTTGGCTGGCGAGATTCTCGCCGTGGTCGAAAACCTGAAAGGCAGCGAAGACGCCTACACCCTGACCAACGACGGCGTGCAATACCTGCAAGTAAATATCGACCGCCTCGCCGCTGGCCAACTGGGTTTCACCATGGCGGAGGTGCAGGACTTCCTGCGCGTCCAGCTGCAAGGCGAAGTATTGGGTACGGTCACCGAAGGCGACCGCCGCACGCCCATCCAATTGCGCGGCAATGACGACCTGCGCCGTTCGCCGGGGGATTTCGCCAACCTGCATCTGCTTGCGCCCAATGGCGAGTCAGTGCCGCTCAGCAGCATCGCCAGCCTGGAGCGAGTGGAAGGCCAGGTCAAAATCGACCGCGAAATGGGCAGCCGCAATAGCGTGGTGATCGCCAATGTCAGTGGCCGCGATCTGGTGGGGTTTGTGGATGAAGCCCGCGCGGCTATCGCCCAGCAGGTGAAACTGCCCGAGGGCTATCGCCTCACCTTTGGCGGCCAATTTGAAAACCAGCAACGCGCCGCCGCCCGCTTGGGGCTGGTAACGCCAGTCGCCCTGCTGCTGATATTTATTCTGCTGTTCTCCAGCTTTGGCTCGGTACGCCAGGCATTGCTGGTGTTCAGCAATATTCCCTTTGCGCTGGTGGGCGGAATCATTGCGCTCTGGCTGTCCGGCGAATACCTGTCAGTGCCTGCCTCGGTGGGCTTTATTGCCCTGCTCGGGATTGCGGTACTTAACGGCGTGGTGATGGTGAGTTATTTCAATCAGCTCCACGCCGAGGGCATGGCGCTCGCGCAGGTGGTGCGCACTGGTGCCAAACGTCGCTTGCGCCCGGTATTGATGACCGCGGCTATCACCGCTTTCGGCCTGATTCCGCTGCTCTTTGCCACCGGGCCTGGCTCGGAAATCCAGCGCCCGCTGGCAATAGTGGTGATTGGCGGTCTGATTACCGCCACCGCCCTGACGCTGGTAATGCTGCCGCTGCTCTATGCGCGCTTTGCCTTCCCCGCTGTTAAGAGCCTGCCCAATCTTGCCCTTCCCACTAATCATTCGACTGGAGGGACATCCCTATGA
- a CDS encoding DUF3240 family protein has product MSLVCLSLLGSPALEEKLLDQLLRSPHDLTFTSQTCASHGGHSHDGLDASEQVLGRARAVLVQVLVPETLARQLLQDLEALFSGSGLRYWLTPVIEEGQL; this is encoded by the coding sequence ATGAGTCTCGTCTGCCTGTCTCTATTGGGCTCGCCCGCCTTGGAAGAAAAACTGCTCGACCAGTTACTGCGCAGCCCCCATGACCTCACCTTTACCAGCCAGACCTGCGCCAGCCACGGCGGTCACAGTCACGATGGCCTGGATGCCAGCGAGCAGGTGCTGGGCCGCGCCCGTGCGGTACTGGTACAGGTGCTGGTGCCGGAAACCCTTGCCCGGCAATTACTGCAGGATCTGGAAGCGCTGTTCAGCGGCTCCGGCTTGCGCTACTGGCTGACGCCGGTGATTGAGGAGGGACAACTCTAA